In Silene latifolia isolate original U9 population chromosome X, ASM4854445v1, whole genome shotgun sequence, the following proteins share a genomic window:
- the LOC141619807 gene encoding serine/threonine-protein kinase SRK2E, with translation MERGPVEGGNINHVTNSDMPIMHDSDRYELLKDIGSGNFGVARLMRDKNTNNLVAVKYIERGDKIDENVQREIINHRSLRHPNIVRFKEVILTPTHLAIVMEYASGGELFERICNAGRFSEDEARFFFQQLISGVSYCHAMQVCHRDLKLENTLLDGSPAPRLKICDFGYSKSSVLHSQPKSTVGTPAYIAPEVLLKKEYDGKIADVWSCGVTLYVMLVGAYPFEDPDEPKNFRKTIQRILNVQYSIPDYVHISPECRHLLSRIFVADPAKRITIPEIRQHEWFQKNLPADLMDEKATNGEYEEPDQPMQSIDEIMQIISEATIPAAGSQSLNQYLTGSLDIDDDMEEDLESDPELDMDSSGEIVYAM, from the exons ATGGAGCGTGGCCCTGTAGAAGGCGGTAACATTAACCATGTTACAAATTCAGACATGCCCATCATGCATGACAGTGATCGTTATGAGCTGCTTAAAGACATTGGTTCGGGCAACTTCGGGGTTGCCCGTTTGATGCGAGATAAGAACACTAATAACCTTGTTGCTGTCAAATACATTGAGAGAGGTGACAAG ATAGATGAGAATGTGCAGAGGGAGATCATTAATCATAGGTCATTGCGACATCCCAACATTGTCAGATTTAAAGag GTTATATTAACTCCTACTCATTTGGCTATTGTCATGGAATATGCTTCTGGAGGGGAACTCTTCGAACGGATATGTAATGCTGGAAGGTTCAGTGAGGATGAG GCACGGTTCTTCTTTCAACAATTGATTTCGGGGGTCAGCTACTGTCATGCTATG CAAGTTTGTCATCGAGACTTAAAGCTGGAGAACACTTTACTGGATGGAAGTCCAGCTCCTCGTTTGAAGATTTGTGATTTTGGGTACTCAAAG TCCTCGGTTCTGCATTCCCAACCAAAATCAACTGTTGGAACTCCTGCATATATTGCACCTGAGGTCTTACTCAAGAAAGAATATGATGGCAAG ATTGCAGATGTGTGGTCGTGTGGGGTGACCTTATATGTTATGTTGGTTGGGGCATACCCATTTGAAGACCCAGACGAACCTAAGAATTTTCGTAAGACAATACAG CGAATTTTAAATGTCCAATACTCTATTCCTGATTATGTCCATATATCTCCAGAATGTCGCCATTTGCTCTCGAGAATATTTGTCGCTGACCCAGCAAAG AGGATCACCATTCCCGAGATAAGGCAGCATGAATGGTTCCAAAAGAACCTACCAGCGGATCTCATGGATGAGAAGGCGACAAATGGTGAGTATGAAGAACCTGATCAGCCAATGCAAAGCATAGATGAGATAATGCAAATAATATCAGAAGCAACTATACCTGCAGCTGGATCTCAAAGTCTAAACCAGTATCTCACTGGCAGCTTGGACATCGATGATGATATGGAAGAGGATCTTGAATCTGATCCTGAGCTCGACATGGACAGCAGTGGAGAGATAGTATATGCTATGTGA
- the LOC141619808 gene encoding uncharacterized protein LOC141619808 — protein MVEESELVNRLREILRKSDLNTTSAGAVRRQLESDFGVDLSDRKKFISQLIDDIIHQEHQDKDDEDKDKDDGDDDDEEEEATTSPRSNSLEEEDEEEETPKKETEKKRGGGGFAKLCSLSPSLEDFFQVSEMARTQVVKKLWEYIRENDLQDPSNRRNIKCDDKLRSIFRVDKINMFQMNKVLSKHIWPLQIPNESSVTSAPPPQKKRKRQTDDHDTDVQKTKGKAKQHNGGTSALLMPLHLSEAFVKFLGTGETTLSRPEAVKRIWGYIKQNDLQDPSDKRQILCDEKLKELFEVDTFHGFSMSKYLKTHLSKVEQ, from the exons ATGGTAGAGGAGTCGGAGCTAGTGAATAGGTTACGGGAAATATTGAGGAAGTCGGACTTGAATACGACGTCGGCTGGAGCAGTGCGGCGGCAATTAGAGAGCGACTTTGGTGTTGATTTGTCTGACAGGAAGAAGTTTATATCCCAACTCATTGACGATATTATTCACCAGGAACATCAAGATAAAGATGATGAAGATAAAGATaaagatgatggtgatgatgatgatgaagaagaagaagctaCCACCAGTCCAAG ATCTAACAGCTTGGAGgaagaggatgaggaggaggaaacCCCCAAGAAGGAGACGGAGAAGAAGAGAGGTGGTGGGGGTTTTGCCAAATTATGCAGTCTATCCCCTTCCCTTGAAGATTTCTTCCAAGTTTCCGAGATGGCTCGAACTCAG GTTGTTAAGAAACTGTGGGAATATATCCGTGAGAACGATTTGCAAGACCCCAGTAACAGGCGTAATATCAAGTGTGATGACAAGCTACGTTCCATTTTCCGTGTTGATAAGATCAATATGTTCCAAATGAATAAAGTTCTCTCCAAACATATCTGGCCATTACAGATTCCCAACG AATCTTCTGTCACTTCTGCGCCTCCTCCACAGAAGAAGCGTAAACGCCAGACAGACGACCATGACACTG ATGTCCAAAAAACTAAGGGAAAAGCAAAACAACACAATGGGGGTACTTCTGCTCTTCTTATGCCACTGCACTTGTCAGAGGCTTTTGTCAAATTTCTTGGTACTGGCGAAACTACCCTTTCCCGCCCAGAAGCTGTCAAGAGAATTTGGGGATACATAAAGCAAAATGATCTCCAG GATCCGTCAGACAAGAGGCAAATACTATGTGACGAAAAGCTAAAAGAACTGTTTGAAGTGGATACATTCCATGGGTTTTCAATGAGCAAGTATCTGAAAACTCATTTGAGCAAGGTGGAGCAATAA
- the LOC141619812 gene encoding peptidyl-prolyl cis-trans isomerase CYP40-like isoform X1: MGERIRCYLDVSIGGEVEGRIVVELFNDVVPKTAENFRALCTGEKGIGPHTGVPLHFQGCPFHRVIKSFMIQGGDISASDGTGGESIYGLTFDDENFDLKHERKGILSMANSGPNTNSSQFFITTTRTSHLDGKHVVFGRVIKGMGVVRSIEHLNTADNERPLQDIIISQSGYIPPGSDDGTSNFFNDGDTFPDWPADLDQLPLHLSWWTHAVDSIKSLGNQSFKKQDYTMALRKYRKALRYLDECWEKDGIDQDKSTALRKIKSQIFTNSSACKLKLGDLKGALLDTEFAMRDGDDNVKALFRQGQAHMALNDIDAAVESFQRALELEPSDAGIKRELAATKKKIADRRNQERKAYSKMFL; the protein is encoded by the exons atggGAGAGAGAATAAGATGCTACCTGGATgtaagcattggcggagaagttgAAGGAAGAATAGTCGTGGAGCTATTCAACGACGTCGTTCCCAAGACTGCGGAGAACTTCAGGGCTCTCTGCACCGGCGAGAAGGGAATTGGTCCTCATACCGGCGTCCCTCTTCATTTTCAG GGTTGTCCTTTCCACCGTGTTATCAAAAGCTTCATGATCCAAGGAGGTGATATCTCCGCTTCTGATGGTACCGGCGGTGAATCCATTTACGGTTTGACTTTCGATGACGAGAACTTTGACCTGAAACACGAACGCAAGGGTATCTTGTCCATGGCTAACTCTGGTCCTAACACCAATTCCTCTCAGTTTTTCATCACTACCACCCGCACTTCACATCTTGACGGAAAGCATGTCGTCTTTGGCAGAGTTATCAAAGGCATGGGTGTTGTCCGTTCTATCGAGCATCTTAATACTGCTGACAATGAGCGTCCCCTTCAGGATATTATCATCTCTCAATCTGGATACATTCCTCCTGGCTCCGATGACGGCACCTCTAATTTCTTCAACGATGGTGACACTTTTCCTGATTGGCCTGCTGATCTCGACCAACTCCCTCTTCACCTCTCTTGGTGGACTCATGCTGTTGATTCTATCAAGTCCCTTGGAAACCAATCTTTCAAG AAACAAGACTACACAATGGCTCTAAGGAAATACAGGAAGGCATTACGCTATTTAGACGAATGCTGGGAAAAAGATGGCATTGACCAAG ATAAAAGTACAGCCTTGAGAAAGATCAAGTCCCAGATTTTCACCAACAGTTCT GCTTGCAAGTTGAAGCTGGGGGACTTAAAAGGCGCTTTATTGGACACTGAATTTGCCATGCGTGATGGTGATGACAATGTGAAAGCTTTGTTCCGCCAAGGACAG GCACATATGGCACTTAATGACATAGATGCTGCAGTAGAAAGTTTCCAGAGGGCATTGGAGCTGGAGCCCAGTGATG CTGGAATTAAGAGGGAGTTGGCGGCTACCAAGAAGAAG ATTGCTGATAGACGTAATCAAGAGCGAAAAGCCTACTCTAAGATGTTCCTGTAA
- the LOC141619812 gene encoding peptidyl-prolyl cis-trans isomerase CYP40-like isoform X3, with translation MGERIRCYLDVSIGGEVEGRIVVELFNDVVPKTAENFRALCTGEKGIGPHTGVPLHFQGCPFHRVIKSFMIQGGDISASDGTGGESIYGLTFDDENFDLKHERKGILSMANSGPNTNSSQFFITTTRTSHLDGKHVVFGRVIKGMGVVRSIEHLNTADNERPLQDIIISQSGYIPPGSDDGTSNFFNDGDTFPDWPADLDQLPLHLSWWTHAVDSIKSLGNQSFKKQDYTMALRKYRKALRYLDECWEKDGIDQDKSTALRKIKSQIFTNRQIGLGYF, from the exons atggGAGAGAGAATAAGATGCTACCTGGATgtaagcattggcggagaagttgAAGGAAGAATAGTCGTGGAGCTATTCAACGACGTCGTTCCCAAGACTGCGGAGAACTTCAGGGCTCTCTGCACCGGCGAGAAGGGAATTGGTCCTCATACCGGCGTCCCTCTTCATTTTCAG GGTTGTCCTTTCCACCGTGTTATCAAAAGCTTCATGATCCAAGGAGGTGATATCTCCGCTTCTGATGGTACCGGCGGTGAATCCATTTACGGTTTGACTTTCGATGACGAGAACTTTGACCTGAAACACGAACGCAAGGGTATCTTGTCCATGGCTAACTCTGGTCCTAACACCAATTCCTCTCAGTTTTTCATCACTACCACCCGCACTTCACATCTTGACGGAAAGCATGTCGTCTTTGGCAGAGTTATCAAAGGCATGGGTGTTGTCCGTTCTATCGAGCATCTTAATACTGCTGACAATGAGCGTCCCCTTCAGGATATTATCATCTCTCAATCTGGATACATTCCTCCTGGCTCCGATGACGGCACCTCTAATTTCTTCAACGATGGTGACACTTTTCCTGATTGGCCTGCTGATCTCGACCAACTCCCTCTTCACCTCTCTTGGTGGACTCATGCTGTTGATTCTATCAAGTCCCTTGGAAACCAATCTTTCAAG AAACAAGACTACACAATGGCTCTAAGGAAATACAGGAAGGCATTACGCTATTTAGACGAATGCTGGGAAAAAGATGGCATTGACCAAG ATAAAAGTACAGCCTTGAGAAAGATCAAGTCCCAGATTTTCACCAACA GACAGATAGGACTCGGATATTTTTGA
- the LOC141619812 gene encoding peptidyl-prolyl cis-trans isomerase CYP40-like isoform X2, whose product MGERIRCYLDVSIGGEVEGRIVVELFNDVVPKTAENFRALCTGEKGIGPHTGVPLHFQGCPFHRVIKSFMIQGGDISASDGTGGESIYGLTFDDENFDLKHERKGILSMANSGPNTNSSQFFITTTRTSHLDGKHVVFGRVIKGMGVVRSIEHLNTADNERPLQDIIISQSGYIPPGSDDGTSNFFNDGDTFPDWPADLDQLPLHLSWWTHAVDSIKSLGNQSFKKQDYTMALRKYRKALRYLDECWEKDGIDQDKSTALRKIKSQIFTNSLQVEAGGLKRRFIGH is encoded by the exons atggGAGAGAGAATAAGATGCTACCTGGATgtaagcattggcggagaagttgAAGGAAGAATAGTCGTGGAGCTATTCAACGACGTCGTTCCCAAGACTGCGGAGAACTTCAGGGCTCTCTGCACCGGCGAGAAGGGAATTGGTCCTCATACCGGCGTCCCTCTTCATTTTCAG GGTTGTCCTTTCCACCGTGTTATCAAAAGCTTCATGATCCAAGGAGGTGATATCTCCGCTTCTGATGGTACCGGCGGTGAATCCATTTACGGTTTGACTTTCGATGACGAGAACTTTGACCTGAAACACGAACGCAAGGGTATCTTGTCCATGGCTAACTCTGGTCCTAACACCAATTCCTCTCAGTTTTTCATCACTACCACCCGCACTTCACATCTTGACGGAAAGCATGTCGTCTTTGGCAGAGTTATCAAAGGCATGGGTGTTGTCCGTTCTATCGAGCATCTTAATACTGCTGACAATGAGCGTCCCCTTCAGGATATTATCATCTCTCAATCTGGATACATTCCTCCTGGCTCCGATGACGGCACCTCTAATTTCTTCAACGATGGTGACACTTTTCCTGATTGGCCTGCTGATCTCGACCAACTCCCTCTTCACCTCTCTTGGTGGACTCATGCTGTTGATTCTATCAAGTCCCTTGGAAACCAATCTTTCAAG AAACAAGACTACACAATGGCTCTAAGGAAATACAGGAAGGCATTACGCTATTTAGACGAATGCTGGGAAAAAGATGGCATTGACCAAG ATAAAAGTACAGCCTTGAGAAAGATCAAGTCCCAGATTTTCACCAACA GCTTGCAAGTTGAAGCTGGGGGACTTAAAAGGCGCTTTATTGGACACTGA
- the LOC141619811 gene encoding uncharacterized protein LOC141619811, giving the protein MGGATRGKKTKISQEAFDELVRENVEELGLDRSEAVEDAIETLTLQGVDLSGIITSDSDTPHPVLETLNKLKEDDLSVTLLHHFSLLCAAPDDAAIASRNGAVETLTSISSKLSTSSDPKLVISALSALSSLLRDVQSNETFARCGGPDIIVAIILSKQQQQQDSVDLLNACFSVIAASATGSEILKESFVNLNVDQLIINAFNHIQPPTIPAALYDAIRVLLTSDDHRVAASQVFGYARRFAKLGIADALANSLRQGLTSSSLVSASVALKAVVVNDDICRSVADKGGIDAVLQCIDDSGEEYNTAVARSCCSLLCKLAGSDHNKSAIVEKRGIDRLIRLSARFADDPSVIQEVMYIISVLCLRSPNHATRAMEAGAGDLAIQVMQTFPASQQLQKNACLMIRNLVVRNPENRKNLLDNGVEQIIRKARKSHGNCKDAATDALRDLGLANYNL; this is encoded by the exons ATGGGCGGGGCGACAAGAGGGAAGAAGACGAAGATATCTCAAGAAGCGTTCGATGAATTAGTGAGAGAGAATGTTGAAGAATTGGGGTTGGATCGGAGTGAAGCCGTTGAAGATGCCATCGAAACACTTACTCTGCAGGGCGTGGATCTCTCTGGCATCATCACTTCCGATTCCGACACTCCTCATCCCGTACTTGAGACTCTAAATAAACTCAAGGAAGATGATTTATCAGTGACATTGCTCCACCATTTCTCTCTTCTCTGTGCTGCTCCTGACGACGCTGCTATCGCTTCTCGAAACGGCGCCGTTGAAACTCTCACTTCCATCTCTTCTAAGCTTTCCACCTCTTCCGATCCTAAACTTGTCATTTCTGCACTCTCCGCTCTATCTTCTTTGCTACGCG ATGTCCAAAGTAATGAAACCTTTGCAAGGTGTGGTGGGCCTGATATTATCGTAGCTATTATCttgtcaaaacaacaacaacaacaagactCAGTCGACTTGCTGAATGCTTGCTTTTCTGTGATTGCTGCCTCTGCAACCGGCTCTGAAATCCTCAAGGAATCCTTTGTTAACCTTAATGTCGACCAACTCATCATCAATgcttttaatcatattcaaccgCCCACCATTCCCGCTGCACTTTATGACGCTATTCGTGTTTTACTGACTTCTGATGATCACCGTGTTGCTGCTTCTCAA GTCTTCGGATATGCTCGCCGATTTGCCAAGCTTGGAATTGCTGACGCTCTTGCCAACTCCCTTCGCCAGGGTCTTACTTCATCTAGCCTCGTTTCAGCATCTGTTGCTCTTAAGGCCGTTGTTGTCAAT GATGATATTTGCAGATCCGTCGCTGATAAGGGCGGCATTGATGCTGTTCTCCAATGTATTGATGACAGTGGTGAAGAATACAACACGGCTGTGGCCCGATCTTGTTGCTCTCTACTGTGTAAG TTGGCAGGAAGTGACCATAACAAGAGTGCTATAGTGGAGAAAAGAGGTATAGATAGACTGATTAGACTCTCTGCTAGATTTGCAGATGATCCCTCGGTGATACAAGAG GTTATGTACATTATCAGCGTGCTTTGTCTAAGATCTCCTAATCACGCAACTCGTGCTATGGAAGCGGGAGCAGGGGATTTAGCAATACAAGTCATGCAGACATTTCCAGCTTCTCAGCAACTGCAGAAGAATGCTTGTCTCATGATACGAAATCTTGTTGTCAGAAACCCAGAAAATAG GAAAAATTTGCTCGACAACGGTGTGGAGCAAATCATTAGAAAAGCCAGAAAAAGCCATGGGAATTGCAAGGATGCTGCAACTGACGCACTTCGAGATTTGGGGCTTGCTAATTACAACTTATAG